One genomic segment of Actinomycetota bacterium includes these proteins:
- a CDS encoding alpha/beta fold hydrolase — MPTFDRDGLVLSYEDLGGPRDRTVIFLHGLLLSSEMMLPLARSFHGDFRPVLLELHGHGRSSRPIEGAHYSMQKFALDTIALLDHLGAERGGFFGTSLGADVALAAMVEFPDRVAGAVLEMPVLERGAKFARRAFRPVAAMLRRRGAARTLAFASRRLPDLRFYPGFKESLAILAENPVSGAAVIEGLLATAEQGHRWPEVERCPVPALVIGHPRDPLHTFGDADELARRLPNGRLLRAKSILELRVRPQRIVGAAKQFLGRSFEEGARRATA; from the coding sequence GTGCCGACCTTCGACCGGGACGGATTGGTCCTCTCGTACGAGGATCTCGGCGGCCCCCGCGACAGAACCGTCATCTTCCTTCACGGGCTGCTTCTCTCGTCGGAGATGATGCTGCCGCTGGCGCGATCCTTCCACGGCGACTTCCGGCCGGTCCTGCTCGAGCTGCACGGACACGGCCGCTCTTCCCGGCCGATCGAAGGAGCGCACTACTCGATGCAGAAGTTCGCGCTCGACACGATCGCATTGCTCGATCACCTCGGCGCCGAGCGCGGCGGATTCTTCGGTACGTCGCTCGGGGCGGACGTGGCGCTCGCCGCGATGGTCGAGTTCCCGGACCGCGTCGCCGGCGCCGTGCTCGAGATGCCGGTGCTCGAACGCGGCGCCAAGTTCGCTCGCCGCGCGTTCCGTCCGGTCGCCGCCATGCTCCGACGGCGCGGCGCGGCCCGGACGCTCGCGTTCGCGTCGCGCCGGCTACCGGATCTCCGCTTCTATCCCGGTTTCAAGGAGTCGCTCGCGATCCTGGCCGAGAATCCCGTTTCCGGCGCCGCGGTGATCGAAGGTCTGCTGGCTACTGCCGAGCAAGGACACCGCTGGCCGGAAGTCGAGCGCTGTCCCGTGCCCGCCCTGGTCATAGGCCATCCCCGGGACCCGCTCCACACGTTCGGAGACGCCGACGAGCTTGCCCGCCGCTTGCCCAACGGCCGCCTGCTTCGCGCCAAGAGCATCCTCGAGCTCCGGGTCAGGCCGCAGCGGATCGTCGGAGCCGCCAAGCAGTTCCTCGGACGTAGCTTCGAGGAAGGCGCCCGCCGGGCGACCGCCTAA